The following coding sequences are from one Pseudomonas mendocina window:
- a CDS encoding F0F1 ATP synthase subunit B — translation MNINATLIGQSVAFFIFVLFCMKFVWPPVITALQERQKKIADGLDAANRAARDLELAHEKVAQQLREAKGQAAEIIEQAKKRATQIVDEARDQARGEADRVKAQAQAEIEQEINGIKDALRAQVGSLAVSGAEKILGASIDQNAHAELVNKLAAEI, via the coding sequence GTGAACATTAATGCAACCCTGATTGGCCAGTCCGTTGCCTTCTTCATCTTCGTGCTGTTCTGCATGAAGTTCGTATGGCCTCCGGTCATTACGGCTTTGCAGGAACGTCAGAAGAAGATCGCAGACGGCTTGGACGCTGCCAACCGCGCGGCTCGTGATCTGGAGCTGGCCCACGAAAAAGTGGCCCAGCAACTTCGCGAAGCCAAAGGTCAGGCCGCCGAAATCATTGAGCAAGCCAAGAAACGCGCGACTCAGATCGTCGACGAAGCCCGTGATCAGGCTCGTGGCGAAGCGGATCGTGTGAAGGCTCAGGCTCAGGCCGAGATCGAACAGGAAATCAACGGCATCAAAGACGCCCTGCGCGCCCAAGTGGGCAGCCTGGCAGTCAGCGGCGCCGAGAAGATCCTGGGCGCATCCATCGACCAAAACGCGCATGCGGAGCTGGTTAACAAACTGGCAGCCGAAATTTAA
- a CDS encoding F0F1 ATP synthase subunit epsilon, with product MAMTVHCDIVSAEAEIFSGLVEMVIAHGNLGDLGIAPGHAPLITDLKPGPIRLIKQGGEAEVFYISGGFLEVQPNMVKVLADTVQRAADIDEAAAQEALKAAEKALSEQGSEFNYSSAAAHLAEVAAQLRTVQQLRKKFGG from the coding sequence ATGGCTATGACAGTCCATTGCGATATCGTCAGCGCGGAAGCGGAGATTTTCTCCGGCCTGGTCGAGATGGTGATTGCGCACGGCAACCTGGGTGATCTGGGTATCGCTCCGGGCCACGCGCCGCTGATCACTGACCTGAAACCGGGTCCGATCCGCCTGATCAAGCAGGGTGGCGAAGCCGAGGTGTTCTACATCTCCGGTGGTTTCCTCGAAGTGCAGCCGAACATGGTCAAGGTTCTCGCCGATACCGTGCAACGCGCCGCCGACATCGACGAAGCTGCTGCTCAGGAGGCCCTCAAGGCCGCCGAGAAAGCGCTGAGCGAGCAGGGTTCTGAGTTCAACTACAGTTCCGCCGCCGCTCACCTGGCCGAAGTCGCAGCCCAGCTGCGTACCGTCCAGCAGCTGCGCAAGAAGTTCGGCGGTTAA
- the atpA gene encoding F0F1 ATP synthase subunit alpha codes for MQQLNPSEISEIIKGRIEKLDVASQARNEGTIVSVSDGIVRIYGLADVMYGEMIEFPDGVYGMALNLEQDSVGAVVLGAYTSLAEGMSAKCTGRILEVPVGPELLGRVVDALGNPIDGKGPINAQATDAVEKVAPGVIWRKSVDQPVQTGYKSVDAMIPVGRGQRELIIGDRQIGKTALAVDAIINQKNSGIRCVYVAIGQKQSTIANVVRKLEEAGALANTIVVAASASESAALQFLAPYAGCTMGEYFRDRGEDALIVYDDLSKQAVAYRQISLLLRRPPGREAYPGDVFYLHSRLLERASRVSEEYVEKFTNGAVTGKTGSLTALPIIETQAGDVSAFVPTNVISITDGQIFLESAMFNSGIRPAVNAGISVSRVGGAAQTKIIKKLSGGIRTALAQYRELAAFAQFASDLDEATRKQLEHGQRVTELMKQKQYAPMSIADMSVSLYAAERGFLTDVEVNKVGAFEAALLSYFNRDLADLMAKINVKGDFNDEIDAGIKAGIEKFKATQTW; via the coding sequence ATGCAGCAACTCAATCCTTCCGAAATTAGTGAAATCATCAAGGGGCGCATCGAGAAACTCGACGTCGCCTCCCAAGCCCGCAACGAAGGCACCATCGTCTCCGTTTCCGACGGCATCGTGCGCATCTATGGTCTGGCCGACGTCATGTACGGCGAGATGATCGAGTTCCCGGACGGCGTCTACGGTATGGCACTGAACCTGGAGCAAGACTCCGTGGGTGCCGTAGTACTGGGTGCTTACACAAGCCTTGCAGAAGGCATGAGCGCCAAGTGCACCGGCCGCATCCTGGAAGTTCCGGTTGGTCCGGAACTGCTGGGCCGCGTAGTCGACGCCCTGGGTAACCCGATCGATGGCAAAGGCCCGATCAACGCTCAGGCTACCGACGCTGTCGAGAAAGTGGCGCCGGGCGTGATCTGGCGTAAGTCGGTCGACCAGCCGGTACAGACCGGTTACAAGTCGGTCGATGCCATGATCCCGGTAGGCCGTGGCCAGCGTGAGCTGATCATCGGTGACCGTCAGATCGGCAAGACTGCCCTGGCAGTCGACGCCATCATCAACCAGAAGAACAGCGGCATCCGCTGCGTCTACGTGGCTATCGGTCAGAAGCAATCGACCATCGCCAACGTCGTGCGCAAGCTGGAAGAAGCCGGTGCCCTGGCCAACACCATCGTGGTGGCTGCCTCGGCTTCGGAATCCGCTGCACTGCAGTTCCTGGCTCCGTACGCCGGTTGCACCATGGGCGAATACTTCCGCGACCGCGGTGAAGACGCCCTGATCGTGTACGACGACCTGTCCAAGCAGGCCGTGGCTTACCGTCAGATCTCCCTGCTGCTGCGCCGTCCGCCAGGCCGTGAAGCCTACCCGGGCGACGTGTTCTATCTCCACAGCCGTCTGCTGGAGCGCGCTTCCCGCGTTTCCGAAGAGTACGTCGAGAAGTTCACCAATGGCGCCGTGACTGGCAAGACCGGTTCGCTGACCGCTCTGCCGATCATCGAAACCCAGGCTGGCGACGTTTCCGCGTTCGTTCCGACCAACGTGATCTCGATCACCGACGGTCAGATCTTCCTGGAATCGGCCATGTTCAACTCGGGTATCCGTCCGGCCGTCAACGCCGGTATCTCGGTATCCCGCGTGGGTGGTGCAGCTCAGACCAAGATCATCAAGAAGCTCTCCGGTGGTATCCGTACCGCTCTGGCTCAGTACCGTGAACTGGCAGCATTCGCCCAGTTCGCCTCTGACCTGGACGAAGCCACTCGCAAGCAGCTCGAGCACGGTCAACGTGTTACCGAACTGATGAAGCAGAAGCAGTACGCGCCCATGTCGATCGCCGACATGTCCGTATCCCTGTACGCTGCCGAGCGCGGCTTCCTGACCGACGTGGAAGTGAACAAAGTTGGCGCCTTCGAAGCGGCTCTGCTGAGCTACTTCAACCGTGATCTGGCCGATCTGATGGCCAAGATCAATGTGAAAGGTGACTTCAACGACGAAATCGACGCTGGCATCAAAGCCGGTATCGAGAAGTTCAAAGCCACCCAAACCTGGTAA
- a CDS encoding DeoR/GlpR family DNA-binding transcription regulator has translation MSKRNTPQRRHTILALLVEQGEVSVDALAQHFATSEVTIRKDLAALEKNGLLLRRYGGAVPMPQELISEPTQSISPHKQAIARAGVARIREHARIIIDSGTTTAAMIPQLGYKPGLVVMTNSLNVANALRELEHEPVLLMTGGTWDPHSESFQGQVAEQVLRSYDFDQLFIGADGIDLERGTTTFNELLGLSRVMAEVAREVIVMVESDKIGRRIPNLELPWGSVHTLITDERLAHEAREHLSARGIQLIIAPLQD, from the coding sequence ATGTCGAAGCGCAACACGCCGCAACGTCGCCACACCATCCTCGCCTTGCTCGTCGAGCAGGGTGAGGTGTCCGTGGATGCCCTGGCGCAGCACTTCGCCACCAGCGAAGTGACCATTCGCAAGGATCTCGCCGCACTGGAGAAGAATGGCCTGCTGCTGCGTCGCTATGGCGGTGCCGTGCCCATGCCGCAGGAATTGATTAGCGAGCCGACGCAATCCATTTCTCCACACAAGCAGGCGATTGCCCGCGCCGGTGTGGCACGTATTCGCGAGCACGCACGGATCATCATCGACAGCGGCACCACTACGGCGGCGATGATTCCGCAACTTGGCTACAAACCCGGCCTGGTGGTGATGACCAACTCGCTCAACGTGGCCAACGCGCTGCGCGAACTCGAGCATGAGCCGGTACTGCTGATGACGGGCGGCACCTGGGATCCGCATTCGGAGTCCTTCCAGGGCCAGGTGGCCGAACAGGTGCTGCGTTCCTACGACTTCGACCAACTGTTCATCGGCGCCGACGGCATCGACCTGGAGCGTGGCACCACCACCTTCAACGAACTGCTCGGCTTGTCGCGGGTGATGGCCGAAGTCGCCCGCGAAGTCATCGTCATGGTCGAGAGCGACAAGATCGGCCGACGTATTCCCAACCTGGAACTGCCCTGGGGCAGCGTCCATACCCTGATCACCGACGAGCGCCTCGCCCACGAGGCCCGTGAACATCTGAGCGCGCGTGGCATCCAGCTGATCATCGCGCCGCTGCAAGACTGA
- the glmU gene encoding bifunctional UDP-N-acetylglucosamine diphosphorylase/glucosamine-1-phosphate N-acetyltransferase GlmU, giving the protein MSLDIVILAAGQGTRMRSALPKVLHPVADKPMLGHVIDTARSLQPSSIQVVIGHGADKVRERLAADDLNFVIQAEQLGTGHAVAQALPQLSADTVLILYGDVPLIEPATLQRLLALVSDDQLGLLTVELADPTGYGRIVRDAEGVVQAIVEHKDASEAQRQIREGNSGILAVPGKRLADWLGRLSNSNAQGEYYLTDVIAMAVADGLTVATERAADEMEVLGANDRIQLSQLECHYQQRMARRLMAQGVTLRDPHRFDVRGAVTVGRDVTIDINVILEGKVVIEDDVQIGPNCVIKDSVLRKGAIVKASSHLDGAEMGEGADCGPFARLRPGTKLGAKAHVGNFVELKNAVLGEGAKAGHLSYLGDAEIGARTNIGAGTITCNYDGANKFRTVMGEDVFIGSNSALVAPLNLGDRVTTGAGSVVTSDVPADTLAVGRAKQRNIEGWKRPTKK; this is encoded by the coding sequence ATGTCGCTCGATATCGTCATCCTCGCTGCTGGGCAAGGCACCCGCATGCGTTCCGCTCTGCCCAAGGTGCTGCACCCGGTCGCCGACAAGCCGATGCTCGGCCATGTCATCGACACCGCGCGCAGCCTGCAGCCGAGCAGCATCCAGGTGGTGATCGGGCATGGCGCCGACAAGGTGCGCGAGCGTCTGGCGGCTGATGATCTGAATTTCGTCATCCAGGCCGAACAACTGGGCACAGGCCACGCCGTGGCCCAGGCCCTGCCACAGCTCAGCGCGGATACCGTGCTGATTCTGTATGGCGACGTGCCGCTGATCGAACCCGCGACCCTGCAGCGCCTGCTGGCCCTGGTCAGTGACGATCAATTGGGCCTGCTCACCGTCGAGCTGGCCGACCCGACCGGCTACGGCCGCATTGTTCGTGATGCAGAAGGTGTGGTGCAGGCCATCGTCGAGCACAAGGATGCCAGTGAAGCGCAGCGTCAGATCCGTGAAGGCAACAGCGGCATTCTCGCGGTACCGGGCAAGCGTCTGGCCGACTGGCTGGGGCGTTTGTCCAACAGCAACGCCCAGGGCGAGTACTACCTGACCGATGTGATCGCCATGGCCGTGGCCGATGGCCTGACCGTGGCCACCGAGCGCGCTGCCGACGAGATGGAAGTGCTGGGCGCCAATGACCGCATCCAGTTGTCGCAGCTCGAATGCCATTACCAGCAGCGCATGGCCCGTCGACTCATGGCTCAGGGTGTCACCCTGCGTGACCCGCATCGCTTCGATGTGCGTGGTGCCGTGACCGTAGGCCGCGACGTGACCATCGATATCAACGTCATCCTCGAAGGCAAGGTCGTGATCGAGGATGATGTGCAGATCGGTCCGAACTGCGTGATCAAGGACTCCGTCCTGCGCAAGGGGGCCATCGTCAAGGCCAGCAGTCATCTGGACGGCGCCGAGATGGGTGAGGGCGCCGATTGCGGCCCGTTCGCTCGCCTGCGTCCCGGCACCAAACTGGGGGCCAAGGCCCATGTGGGTAACTTCGTCGAACTGAAGAACGCCGTGCTGGGCGAAGGCGCCAAGGCTGGCCACCTGAGCTACCTGGGCGATGCCGAGATCGGCGCACGTACCAACATCGGTGCCGGTACCATCACCTGCAACTACGACGGTGCCAATAAATTCCGCACCGTCATGGGCGAGGACGTGTTCATTGGTTCGAACAGCGCCCTGGTGGCACCGTTGAACTTGGGGGATCGTGTGACCACGGGCGCGGGGTCGGTGGTGACCAGCGACGTGCCCGCGGATACCCTGGCCGTCGGCCGCGCCAAGCAGCGCAATATCGAAGGCTGGAAGCGCCCGACCAAGAAGTGA
- the atpE gene encoding F0F1 ATP synthase subunit C: METVVGLTAIAVALLIGLGALGTAIGFGLLGGKFLEGAARQPEMVPMLQVKMFIVAGLLDAVTMIGVGIALFFTFANPFVGQIAG, encoded by the coding sequence ATGGAAACTGTAGTTGGTTTGACCGCTATCGCCGTTGCACTGCTGATCGGCCTGGGTGCCCTGGGTACCGCCATCGGTTTCGGTCTGCTGGGTGGTAAGTTCCTGGAAGGCGCTGCGCGTCAGCCGGAAATGGTTCCGATGCTGCAAGTTAAAATGTTCATCGTCGCCGGTCTGCTGGACGCCGTGACCATGATCGGTGTTGGTATCGCACTGTTCTTCACCTTCGCGAACCCCTTCGTTGGTCAAATCGCAGGCTAA
- a CDS encoding F0F1 ATP synthase subunit I produces MERRMPKRLPFHRLPVFPVLVAQLIVLLLAAVVGWQWRGNVAGYSALIGGLIAWLPNLYFAHKAFRFSGARAAREIVRSFYAGEAGKLILTFVLFALTFAGVKPMEAPMLFGAYLLTLMVSWFSPLLITKFSRP; encoded by the coding sequence ATGGAACGCCGCATGCCAAAGCGCCTGCCCTTCCATCGTCTGCCGGTTTTTCCGGTATTGGTGGCCCAACTTATCGTCCTGCTGCTGGCCGCTGTGGTGGGCTGGCAATGGCGAGGCAACGTAGCGGGTTACTCAGCGCTGATTGGCGGACTGATCGCCTGGTTGCCCAACCTGTATTTCGCCCACAAGGCGTTTCGATTTAGCGGAGCGCGGGCAGCGCGGGAAATCGTCCGTTCTTTTTATGCGGGCGAAGCAGGAAAACTGATTTTGACGTTCGTGCTCTTTGCACTGACGTTTGCGGGCGTGAAACCCATGGAGGCACCGATGTTGTTCGGCGCCTACCTGCTGACCCTGATGGTCAGCTGGTTCTCCCCGCTGCTGATAACGAAATTTTCAAGACCTTAA
- the atpB gene encoding F0F1 ATP synthase subunit A, which translates to MAADTASGYIQHHLTNLTYGQHPVNGWSFAHTAKEAQEMGFWAFHVDTLAVSVVLGLIFIGLFRLAARKATSDQPGGLQNFIEVLVEFVDGSVKDTFHGRNPLIAPLALTIFVWVFLMNFMDLIPVDWLPMLAATIAGDPHLYFRVVPTTDPNATLGLALSVFALILFYSIKVKGIGGFLGELTMHPFSSNNIALKILLIPVNFLLEFVTLIAKPVSLALRLFGNLYAGELIFILIAIMYSGGMLLGGLGGVLQLAWAIFHILIIVLQAFIFMMLTIVYLSMAHEDNH; encoded by the coding sequence ATGGCAGCAGATACCGCTTCGGGTTACATCCAGCACCACCTGACGAACCTGACCTACGGTCAGCATCCGGTGAATGGCTGGAGTTTCGCCCACACTGCAAAAGAAGCTCAGGAAATGGGTTTTTGGGCCTTCCACGTAGACACCTTGGCTGTGTCGGTGGTTCTCGGTCTGATCTTCATTGGCCTGTTCCGCCTGGCAGCACGCAAGGCAACCTCGGATCAGCCGGGTGGTCTGCAGAACTTCATTGAAGTGCTGGTCGAATTCGTCGACGGCAGCGTGAAGGACACCTTCCACGGCCGTAACCCGCTGATCGCCCCACTGGCCCTGACCATCTTCGTCTGGGTCTTCCTGATGAACTTCATGGATCTGATCCCGGTTGACTGGCTGCCGATGCTGGCTGCCACCATCGCTGGCGATCCACACCTGTATTTCCGCGTGGTTCCGACCACGGATCCGAACGCCACCCTGGGCCTGGCCCTGTCGGTATTCGCTCTGATCCTGTTCTACAGCATCAAGGTCAAGGGTATCGGCGGCTTCCTTGGCGAGCTGACCATGCACCCCTTCAGCTCGAACAATATCGCTCTGAAGATCCTGCTGATTCCGGTGAACTTCCTGCTCGAATTCGTCACCCTGATCGCCAAGCCGGTATCCCTGGCTCTGCGACTGTTCGGCAACCTGTACGCCGGTGAACTGATCTTCATCCTGATCGCCATCATGTACAGCGGCGGCATGCTGCTGGGCGGTCTGGGCGGTGTGCTGCAGCTGGCCTGGGCCATCTTCCACATCCTGATCATCGTGCTGCAGGCGTTCATCTTCATGATGCTGACCATCGTCTATCTGTCGATGGCACATGAAGATAACCACTAA
- the atpD gene encoding F0F1 ATP synthase subunit beta, giving the protein MSSGRIVQIIGAVIDVEFPRDQVPAVYEALKVVGAETTLEVQQQLGDGVVRTIAMGSTEGLKRGLDITRTHKAISVPVGKATLGRIMDVLGNPIDEAGPIGEEEQWEIHRAAPSYAEQAGGNDLLETGIKVIDLVCPFAKGGKVGLFGGAGVGKTVNMMELIRNIAIEHSGYSVFAGVGERTREGNDFYHEMKDSNVLDKVALVYGQMNEPPGNRLRVALTGLTMAEKFRDEGRDVLLFVDNIYRYTLAGTEVSALLGRMPSAVGYQPTLAEEMGVLQERITSTKKGSITSIQAVYVPADDLTDPSPATTFAHLDATVVLSRDIASLGIYPAVDPLDSTSRQLDPNVIGNEHYETARGVQYVLQRYKELKDIIAILGMDELSESDKQLVSRARKIQRFLSQPFFVAEVFTGSPGKYVSLKDTIAGFSGILKGDYDHLPEQAFYMVGGIEEAIEKAKKL; this is encoded by the coding sequence ATGAGTAGCGGACGTATCGTTCAAATCATCGGCGCCGTTATCGACGTGGAATTCCCGCGTGATCAGGTGCCAGCCGTATACGAGGCGCTGAAAGTAGTCGGCGCTGAAACCACCCTGGAAGTTCAGCAGCAGCTGGGCGACGGCGTGGTACGTACCATTGCGATGGGTTCGACCGAAGGCCTCAAGCGCGGTCTGGACATCACCCGTACCCACAAGGCCATCTCCGTACCGGTCGGTAAAGCGACCCTGGGCCGGATCATGGACGTACTGGGTAACCCGATCGACGAAGCCGGCCCCATCGGTGAAGAAGAGCAGTGGGAAATCCACCGCGCTGCGCCGAGCTATGCCGAGCAAGCAGGCGGCAACGACCTGCTGGAAACCGGCATCAAGGTTATCGACCTGGTCTGCCCGTTCGCCAAGGGCGGTAAAGTCGGTCTGTTCGGTGGTGCCGGTGTCGGCAAGACCGTAAACATGATGGAACTGATCCGTAACATCGCCATCGAGCACAGCGGTTATTCCGTGTTCGCCGGTGTGGGTGAGCGTACTCGTGAGGGTAACGACTTCTACCACGAGATGAAGGATTCCAACGTTCTCGACAAGGTAGCCCTGGTTTACGGTCAGATGAACGAGCCACCAGGCAACCGTCTGCGCGTTGCGCTGACCGGCCTGACCATGGCCGAGAAGTTCCGTGACGAAGGCCGTGACGTACTGTTGTTCGTCGACAACATCTACCGTTACACCCTCGCCGGTACCGAAGTATCCGCACTGCTGGGCCGTATGCCTTCGGCAGTAGGTTACCAGCCGACCCTGGCCGAAGAGATGGGCGTTCTGCAAGAGCGCATCACCTCCACCAAGAAAGGCTCGATCACCTCGATCCAGGCCGTATACGTACCTGCGGACGACCTGACCGACCCGAGCCCGGCGACTACCTTCGCCCACTTGGACGCCACCGTCGTACTGTCCCGTGACATCGCTTCCCTGGGTATCTACCCGGCCGTTGACCCGCTGGACTCCACCAGCCGTCAGCTGGATCCGAACGTCATCGGCAACGAGCACTACGAGACCGCCCGTGGCGTTCAGTACGTGCTGCAGCGTTACAAGGAACTGAAGGACATCATCGCGATCCTGGGTATGGACGAGCTGTCCGAATCCGACAAGCAGCTGGTATCCCGTGCTCGTAAGATTCAGCGCTTCCTGTCCCAGCCGTTCTTCGTGGCCGAGGTCTTCACCGGCTCGCCAGGCAAGTACGTGTCCCTGAAAGACACCATCGCTGGCTTCAGCGGCATCCTCAAAGGCGACTACGACCACCTGCCGGAACAAGCGTTCTACATGGTTGGTGGTATCGAAGAAGCCATCGAGAAAGCGAAGAAACTGTAA
- a CDS encoding F0F1 ATP synthase subunit delta: MAELTTLARPYAKAAFEHAQAHQQLANWSAMLGLAAAVSIDDTMQRVLKAPRLTSTEKATAFIEVCGDKFDAQAQNFIHVLAENDRLALLPDIFAQFELYKAEQEKSIDVDVTSAFALSDEQQDKLAKVLSARLGREVRLHAAEDATLIGGVLIRAGDLVIDGTVRGKLAKLAEALKS, translated from the coding sequence ATGGCAGAACTGACCACGCTGGCCCGACCTTACGCTAAGGCTGCTTTCGAGCACGCACAGGCTCACCAGCAGCTGGCCAATTGGTCAGCCATGCTCGGCCTGGCTGCGGCGGTGTCTATCGACGACACCATGCAGCGCGTGCTCAAGGCCCCGCGTCTGACGAGTACAGAAAAGGCCACCGCCTTCATCGAGGTGTGTGGTGACAAGTTCGACGCCCAGGCACAGAACTTCATCCACGTTCTCGCCGAGAACGACCGTCTGGCCCTGTTGCCGGATATCTTCGCCCAGTTCGAGCTGTACAAGGCCGAGCAGGAGAAGTCGATCGACGTGGATGTAACAAGTGCCTTCGCATTGAGCGATGAACAGCAAGACAAACTCGCCAAGGTTCTCAGTGCACGGCTCGGCCGAGAAGTGCGTCTGCACGCCGCGGAAGATGCCACCCTCATCGGTGGTGTACTGATTCGCGCCGGCGACCTGGTTATCGATGGCACAGTTCGCGGCAAACTCGCGAAGCTGGCCGAAGCATTGAAATCTTGA
- a CDS encoding LysE family transporter, producing MFGVTDYAAFVVAFIILLAIPGPGNLALILSTGKGGIRGGLASTLGIIFGDQVLLWLAVAGVAALLKAYPTAFHLVQWLGAAYLVYLGLRMILAKPGAAPTLDIKPRQYLWQTLVITVFNPKAIIFYMAFFPLFIDPQRHQGLITFGFMAVTIMALTFVYGLLIVLLTHFLAERMRANPRVARGLEKLAGLCLVGFGVKLTLN from the coding sequence ATGTTCGGTGTGACGGATTACGCCGCCTTCGTGGTGGCCTTCATCATCCTGCTGGCCATTCCCGGGCCGGGTAACCTGGCGTTGATCCTGTCCACCGGCAAGGGTGGCATTCGCGGCGGACTGGCTTCGACCTTAGGCATCATCTTCGGCGACCAGGTGCTGCTGTGGTTGGCGGTGGCCGGCGTCGCCGCGCTGCTCAAGGCTTACCCGACAGCCTTTCACCTGGTGCAGTGGCTCGGTGCTGCTTACCTGGTCTACCTCGGCCTGCGCATGATCCTGGCCAAACCCGGCGCGGCACCGACGCTGGACATCAAACCGCGCCAGTACCTGTGGCAAACCCTGGTGATCACTGTCTTCAACCCCAAGGCCATCATCTTTTACATGGCCTTCTTCCCGCTGTTCATCGATCCGCAGCGGCATCAGGGCCTGATTACTTTCGGTTTCATGGCCGTGACTATCATGGCGCTGACCTTTGTCTACGGCTTGCTGATCGTGCTGCTGACACACTTTCTCGCCGAACGCATGCGCGCCAACCCGCGTGTTGCGCGGGGCCTGGAGAAACTGGCGGGGCTGTGCCTGGTCGGCTTCGGGGTCAAACTTACGCTGAACTGA
- the atpG gene encoding F0F1 ATP synthase subunit gamma — protein MAGAKEIRSKIASIKSTQKITSAMEKVAVSKMRKAQQRMAASRPYAERIRQVIGHLANANPEYRHPFMIERPVKRAGYVVVSSDRGLCGGLNTNLFKALVKDMAKDREQGVEIDLCVIGSKGAAFFRNFGGNVVAAISHLGEEPSINDLIGSVKVMLDAYLEGRIDRLSVVSNKFINTMTQKPTVEQLVPLVADPDQQLKHHWDYLYEPDAKELLDGLMVRYVESQVYQAVVENNAAEQAARMIAMKNATDNAGELISDLQLIYNKARQAAITQEISEIVGGAAAV, from the coding sequence ATGGCAGGCGCAAAAGAGATTCGCAGCAAGATTGCGAGCATCAAAAGCACGCAGAAGATCACCAGCGCCATGGAAAAAGTGGCGGTCAGCAAGATGCGCAAGGCTCAACAGCGCATGGCTGCTAGCCGTCCCTACGCGGAGCGTATCCGCCAGGTGATTGGTCATCTGGCCAACGCCAACCCGGAGTACCGCCATCCCTTCATGATCGAGCGCCCCGTAAAGCGCGCCGGTTATGTGGTGGTGAGCAGTGACCGTGGTCTGTGCGGTGGTCTGAATACCAACCTGTTCAAGGCCCTGGTCAAGGACATGGCGAAAGATCGCGAGCAAGGCGTGGAGATCGATCTCTGCGTGATTGGCTCCAAGGGTGCGGCATTCTTCCGCAACTTTGGTGGCAATGTCGTCGCTGCGATCAGCCACCTCGGCGAAGAGCCGTCGATCAACGACCTGATCGGTAGTGTCAAGGTCATGCTCGACGCCTACCTCGAAGGTCGCATCGACCGTCTGTCCGTGGTCTCGAACAAGTTCATCAATACCATGACGCAGAAGCCTACAGTGGAGCAGTTGGTTCCATTGGTGGCCGATCCGGATCAACAGCTCAAGCATCACTGGGACTATCTGTACGAGCCCGATGCCAAGGAGCTGCTCGACGGCCTGATGGTTCGCTATGTCGAATCGCAGGTGTACCAGGCGGTGGTCGAGAATAACGCGGCTGAACAGGCTGCGCGGATGATTGCGATGAAGAACGCCACCGACAACGCCGGTGAACTGATCAGCGATTTGCAGCTGATCTACAACAAGGCGCGTCAGGCAGCGATCACCCAAGAGATTTCGGAAATCGTCGGCGGCGCTGCCGCGGTTTAA